One stretch of Natronobacterium gregoryi SP2 DNA includes these proteins:
- a CDS encoding 4Fe-4S dicluster domain-containing protein, protein MSSSTPRIIPNVEACIDCGGCEVACMRTWELPEESNRIGVVTHDEGFEGDRFDGGETSVPMMCFHCEEAPCVNVCPTDAVHRDEEGLIQVDSDRCLGCSYCAWACPFGAPQFPDEQDSVGDAGTMDKCTLCKPRREEGKEPACVSSCPTDALVYGTSAELSDEARKDLTEEPFSDELATVVFGDE, encoded by the coding sequence ATGAGTAGTAGTACACCCCGAATCATTCCGAACGTTGAGGCGTGTATCGACTGTGGCGGCTGTGAAGTCGCCTGTATGCGAACCTGGGAGCTCCCCGAGGAGAGCAATCGTATCGGTGTCGTCACCCACGACGAGGGGTTCGAAGGCGACCGGTTCGACGGTGGCGAGACGAGCGTTCCGATGATGTGTTTCCACTGTGAGGAGGCACCGTGTGTGAACGTCTGTCCGACCGACGCCGTCCACCGCGACGAGGAAGGGCTGATCCAGGTCGACAGTGACCGTTGTCTCGGCTGTTCGTACTGTGCGTGGGCCTGTCCGTTCGGCGCACCGCAGTTTCCCGACGAGCAGGATTCGGTCGGCGATGCTGGGACGATGGACAAGTGTACCCTCTGTAAGCCTCGCCGTGAGGAGGGGAAAGAACCCGCCTGTGTCTCGTCGTGTCCGACGGACGCTCTCGTGTACGGGACGTCTGCCGAACTATCGGACGAGGCCCGTAAAGACCTCACCGAGGAACCGTTCTCCGACGAACTCGCCACGGTGGTGTTCGGGGATGAATAA
- a CDS encoding formate dehydrogenase subunit gamma, giving the protein MSTETATSAGATETSVIERFSSAQVWVHGVLAVSIFVLYLTGLPMTFSDHLGWLFAIFGYGNIVTLHIVAGVVMILAAVYYVLYLALTAGATGRWRLPSLPSLSNVKEAIAYFKWVVGRGEKPEAAKYNWLQKAEIWVITVEFSLLIITGLLLWFRGVFVSPEFRAMLGGHEPVADVLLLIVRDVHVLIALTALMGTTFHLYMVNVKEKYPFNDTMFKGTATAERAAHHWKKWAKDNLESVPDHPETKSPDKRTLVGVTLALMTFFMLIMLATLFASVLSPLPTREYLVALSFDPLTQGVTSIVFFIALNVAVLVLVGSLIAICYGLVKRVRGDYE; this is encoded by the coding sequence ATGTCTACCGAAACGGCAACGTCGGCAGGAGCAACCGAAACGTCCGTAATCGAGCGGTTCTCGAGCGCACAGGTGTGGGTCCACGGCGTGCTCGCAGTCAGTATCTTCGTGCTGTACTTGACGGGGCTGCCGATGACGTTTAGCGACCACCTGGGTTGGTTGTTCGCGATCTTTGGCTACGGGAACATCGTCACGCTCCACATCGTCGCCGGCGTCGTGATGATCCTGGCGGCAGTCTACTACGTCCTGTATCTGGCCTTGACGGCGGGAGCCACCGGACGCTGGCGGCTGCCGTCGTTACCGTCCCTGTCGAACGTCAAAGAGGCGATCGCGTACTTCAAGTGGGTGGTTGGCCGCGGCGAGAAACCCGAAGCGGCGAAGTACAACTGGCTACAGAAAGCCGAGATCTGGGTGATTACCGTCGAGTTCTCCCTGCTCATCATTACCGGGCTGCTCCTGTGGTTCCGCGGGGTGTTCGTCTCGCCGGAGTTCCGTGCTATGCTCGGTGGCCACGAGCCCGTAGCCGACGTCCTGCTGTTGATCGTGCGTGACGTACACGTGTTGATCGCCCTGACGGCACTGATGGGGACGACGTTCCACCTCTACATGGTGAACGTCAAAGAAAAGTATCCGTTCAACGATACGATGTTCAAGGGAACGGCTACGGCCGAGCGTGCAGCCCACCACTGGAAAAAGTGGGCCAAAGACAACCTCGAGTCGGTTCCGGACCATCCGGAAACGAAGAGTCCGGACAAGCGGACGCTCGTCGGTGTGACGCTCGCGCTCATGACGTTCTTCATGCTCATCATGTTGGCGACGCTGTTTGCGTCGGTGCTGTCGCCGCTGCCGACCCGTGAGTACCTGGTCGCACTATCGTTCGATCCGCTCACGCAGGGCGTCACCAGCATCGTGTTCTTCATCGCGCTCAACGTCGCCGTACTCGTACTCGTCGGCTCGTTGATCGCGATCTGTTACGGACTCGTGAAACGGGTTCGAGGTGATTACGAATGA
- a CDS encoding TorD/DmsD family molecular chaperone gives MTDTESERGTVVSDSPGTNDEDAVIENERETLAALYEFAAGALADPLDSDAVERIADAGLPEPEAVPNEHLQRGFDLLASWRRTVDDPEEVAHDLERVHTRLFVGPQPKLQIHESYYADDFLGEPLARVRGTYMELGIEPAPDLREEADHAAVELAALAVLTHRESADPAEKTWFLREHGWWFDAFAADVDDAATSEFYRAVGAIAAGLVQFDANRHDVELECDQYDFGFEESTDHA, from the coding sequence ATGACTGATACTGAGTCAGAGCGTGGAACGGTGGTCAGCGACTCGCCAGGCACGAACGACGAAGACGCCGTGATCGAGAACGAGCGCGAGACGCTCGCTGCCCTCTACGAGTTCGCCGCGGGTGCGCTGGCCGATCCGCTGGACTCCGATGCAGTCGAGCGAATCGCTGACGCGGGCCTCCCGGAACCCGAGGCGGTTCCCAACGAGCACCTGCAACGTGGGTTCGACCTGCTGGCGAGTTGGCGACGCACGGTCGACGATCCTGAAGAGGTCGCACACGACCTCGAGCGGGTTCATACTCGCCTGTTCGTCGGGCCACAGCCGAAGCTCCAGATCCACGAGTCGTACTACGCCGACGACTTCCTCGGAGAACCGCTCGCTCGCGTTCGGGGGACCTACATGGAACTCGGCATCGAGCCAGCACCAGATCTGCGCGAAGAAGCGGATCACGCGGCTGTCGAACTCGCTGCGCTTGCAGTGCTTACGCACCGGGAATCCGCGGACCCAGCCGAAAAAACCTGGTTCCTTCGGGAACACGGCTGGTGGTTCGACGCCTTCGCGGCCGACGTCGACGACGCGGCAACGAGCGAGTTCTACCGCGCAGTCGGCGCGATCGCAGCAGGCCTGGTTCAGTTCGATGCAAACCGCCACGACGTCGAACTCGAATGTGATCAGTACGACTTTGGCTTCGAGGAGTCAACCGACCACGCATGA
- a CDS encoding 4Fe-4S dicluster domain-containing protein — MSSIALVCDAGSSIDRRAVADALEIRTVTGSSLEDMLSAARREIESETYDRVAVVATTAGEPTRTRQQVETPLRAAGAETVTWVDPRLAASRPTDERARLVGAAVEAALAVATPRSTTPEPADDHVVVVDDTGLSADLATQFPVTLVSDAADYRRRDVRTVRGSPVGLLENGAGDGTGGVTVLVDRDGHTERIAADQVVWPGYDGDLADARVVHTAATGVLRAAVRVARDRARKPVAVDTSRCVVGRKGIDGCRACADVCPHDAVSIGIDGDGTVEIDAEACTDCGACLGVCPTEALLSPRGTDLGAIGDATRSALETAQSDGSSLPFVGGDSDPVVIAFTSETVLPALVEATATAEEPPTVPVPVTAASRVPASMLCATVAAGASGVALVGDPRAPSEPLEEAVDDARQLLEALVDDAPVQGVATTEPSAIVEALEAVARDDPLVDDADSIRAHAQTSMALSGTAADSLADGRQTQVTAPSMGSVTVAADDCTLCHACERLCPTEAFVQPDETTLTFDPSVCTGCRICDACPEDAIEVDDQITVPLGERETVVEADDIVCCTECGEPFASAAVLENVRSELEGSGETVDESLELCQKCRRKAGATR; from the coding sequence ATGAGTTCCATCGCACTCGTCTGTGACGCGGGCTCGTCGATCGATCGGCGAGCCGTTGCCGACGCCCTCGAGATCCGGACGGTCACCGGCTCGTCGCTCGAGGATATGCTCTCGGCGGCGCGCCGAGAGATCGAGTCGGAGACGTACGATCGAGTTGCAGTCGTTGCGACGACGGCGGGGGAGCCGACCCGAACGCGCCAGCAGGTCGAGACCCCGCTTCGGGCCGCTGGGGCCGAGACGGTCACCTGGGTCGATCCGAGACTTGCCGCCAGTCGGCCCACGGACGAGCGAGCGAGACTCGTCGGCGCGGCCGTCGAGGCGGCACTGGCAGTAGCGACTCCTCGGTCGACGACACCGGAGCCGGCGGACGATCACGTCGTAGTCGTCGACGACACCGGACTTTCGGCGGACCTCGCGACCCAGTTTCCGGTGACGCTGGTTTCCGACGCAGCCGACTACCGGCGGCGAGACGTCCGAACCGTTCGCGGCTCTCCAGTCGGGCTCCTCGAGAACGGAGCCGGCGACGGAACGGGTGGTGTGACGGTGCTCGTCGATCGTGACGGGCACACCGAACGAATCGCAGCAGATCAGGTCGTCTGGCCGGGATACGACGGCGATCTGGCAGACGCACGCGTCGTCCATACGGCGGCTACGGGCGTTTTGCGGGCTGCGGTTCGCGTCGCCCGGGACCGGGCACGCAAGCCCGTCGCGGTCGACACTAGCCGCTGTGTCGTCGGCCGGAAAGGCATCGACGGCTGTCGGGCCTGTGCGGACGTCTGTCCTCACGATGCCGTGTCGATCGGGATCGACGGTGACGGTACGGTCGAGATCGACGCCGAAGCGTGTACCGACTGCGGTGCCTGTCTCGGCGTCTGCCCGACGGAGGCGTTGCTGTCACCTCGTGGAACCGACCTCGGGGCTATCGGGGATGCGACCCGGAGCGCGCTCGAGACTGCCCAGTCGGACGGTTCTAGCCTCCCGTTCGTCGGCGGTGATTCCGATCCAGTCGTGATCGCGTTCACGTCGGAAACGGTGCTTCCGGCGCTCGTCGAGGCGACTGCTACAGCCGAGGAACCGCCGACGGTTCCAGTGCCAGTCACGGCGGCGAGTCGGGTACCGGCGTCGATGCTCTGTGCGACGGTGGCTGCGGGTGCAAGCGGCGTCGCGCTCGTCGGCGATCCGCGAGCCCCCAGTGAGCCGCTCGAGGAAGCCGTCGACGATGCCCGACAGCTGCTCGAGGCGCTCGTCGACGATGCCCCGGTCCAGGGGGTCGCGACGACCGAGCCGTCGGCGATTGTAGAAGCCCTCGAGGCAGTCGCTCGCGACGACCCGCTCGTCGACGACGCGGACTCGATTCGCGCCCACGCTCAGACGTCGATGGCCCTGTCCGGGACTGCGGCCGATTCGCTTGCAGACGGCCGCCAGACGCAGGTGACGGCTCCTTCGATGGGGTCTGTTACCGTCGCAGCAGACGACTGTACGCTGTGTCACGCCTGCGAACGGCTCTGCCCGACGGAGGCATTCGTTCAGCCAGACGAGACCACGCTCACCTTCGATCCCAGCGTGTGTACTGGCTGTCGCATCTGTGATGCCTGTCCCGAGGACGCCATCGAGGTCGACGATCAGATCACCGTTCCACTCGGGGAACGCGAGACGGTCGTCGAGGCAGACGATATCGTCTGCTGTACCGAGTGTGGCGAACCGTTTGCGAGCGCTGCAGTCCTCGAGAACGTTCGCAGCGAACTCGAGGGAAGCGGAGAGACGGTCGACGAGTCGCTCGAACTGTGTCAGAAGTGTCGGCGGAAGGCAGGAGCGACGAGGTAA